A window of Halomonas sp. GFAJ-1 contains these coding sequences:
- a CDS encoding succinate--CoA ligase subunit beta produces MNLHEYQGKQLFADYGLPVSKGFAVDTPEEAEEACKKIGGDMWVVKAQVHAGGRGKAGGVKLIKDPAEAKAFAEQWLGKNLVTFQTDEKGQPVAKILVETCTDIADELYLGAVVDRTTRRVVFMASTEGGVEIETVAEETPEKILKAEIDPLVGAQPYQARELAFALGLKGDQIKQFTKIFLGLSKLFHEKDLALLEINPLVVTDEGNLHCLDAKLGLDSNALYRHPDLQAMRDPSQEDSREADAAKWELNYVALDGNIGCMVNGAGLAMGTMDIVNLSGGKPANFLDVGGGATKERVAEAFKIILSDDNVKAVLVNIFGGIVRCDMIAEGIIGAVEQVGVNVPVVVRLEGNNAELGTEKLASSGLNIIAATSLTDAAQQVVKAAEGK; encoded by the coding sequence ATGAACCTTCACGAGTATCAAGGCAAACAGCTGTTTGCTGATTATGGTCTGCCAGTGTCCAAAGGCTTTGCCGTGGACACCCCCGAAGAAGCGGAAGAAGCGTGTAAAAAAATCGGCGGCGACATGTGGGTTGTTAAAGCCCAAGTTCACGCTGGTGGCCGTGGTAAAGCGGGCGGCGTTAAGCTGATTAAAGATCCAGCTGAAGCGAAAGCGTTTGCCGAGCAGTGGCTGGGTAAAAATCTGGTAACGTTCCAAACTGACGAAAAAGGTCAGCCAGTTGCCAAGATTTTGGTTGAGACCTGCACTGACATCGCCGATGAGCTCTACCTTGGCGCAGTGGTAGACCGTACTACCCGCCGTGTGGTCTTTATGGCCTCTACCGAAGGTGGTGTAGAAATCGAGACGGTTGCTGAAGAGACGCCGGAAAAGATTCTTAAAGCAGAGATTGATCCGCTGGTTGGCGCACAGCCCTACCAGGCGCGCGAGTTAGCGTTTGCGCTGGGCCTAAAAGGCGACCAGATTAAGCAGTTCACTAAGATTTTCCTGGGTCTGTCCAAGCTATTCCATGAAAAAGACTTGGCCCTGCTGGAAATCAACCCGCTGGTTGTGACCGACGAAGGCAATCTGCACTGCCTCGACGCCAAACTGGGCCTCGACAGCAATGCGCTGTACCGCCACCCAGACCTGCAAGCGATGCGCGATCCTTCCCAGGAAGACTCTCGTGAAGCCGATGCAGCGAAGTGGGAGCTTAACTACGTAGCACTTGATGGCAACATCGGCTGCATGGTTAACGGTGCTGGCCTGGCCATGGGTACCATGGACATCGTCAACTTGAGTGGCGGCAAGCCCGCTAACTTCCTGGACGTAGGCGGCGGCGCGACCAAAGAGCGCGTAGCAGAAGCGTTCAAGATCATCCTGTCTGACGACAACGTTAAAGCCGTTCTGGTTAACATCTTCGGCGGTATCGTTCGCTGCGACATGATTGCTGAAGGCATCATCGGTGCCGTTGAACAAGTCGGTGTTAACGTACCGGTTGTGGTACGTCTGGAAGGTAACAACGCCGAGCTGGGCACTGAAAAATTAGCGTCTAGCGGTCTGAACATCATCGCTGCTACCAGTCTGACCGACGCGGCTCAGCAGGTCGTTAAAGCGGCGGAGGGCAAGTAA
- a CDS encoding succinate--CoA ligase subunit alpha, whose protein sequence is MSILIDKNTKVICQGFTGGQGTFHSEQAIAYGTQMVGGVTPGKGGQTHLGLPVFNTVKEAVEKTGAEASVIYVPAPFCKDSILEAANSGIKLIVCITEGIATLDMLEAKVKCDELGVRLIGPNCPGVITPGECKIGIMPGHIHQPGKVGIVSRSGTLTYEAVKQTTDHGFGQSTCVGIGGDPIPGSNFIDILEMFEKDPKTEAIVMIGEIGGTAEEEAAAYIKANVSKPVVSYIAGVTAPPGKRMGHAGAIISGGKGTADEKFAALEDAGVKTVRSLAQIGDALKEVTGW, encoded by the coding sequence ATGAGCATCCTGATCGATAAGAACACCAAGGTCATCTGCCAAGGTTTCACCGGTGGCCAGGGCACGTTCCACTCCGAGCAGGCGATTGCCTACGGCACGCAGATGGTCGGTGGCGTTACGCCGGGCAAAGGTGGTCAAACGCACCTGGGCCTGCCTGTTTTCAACACCGTGAAAGAAGCGGTTGAGAAAACCGGTGCAGAGGCTAGCGTGATTTACGTTCCGGCACCGTTCTGTAAAGACTCGATTCTTGAAGCCGCTAATTCGGGCATCAAGCTAATCGTGTGCATCACCGAAGGTATCGCCACGCTGGATATGCTTGAAGCAAAAGTAAAATGCGACGAGCTGGGCGTACGCCTGATCGGCCCGAACTGCCCCGGTGTTATCACCCCAGGCGAATGTAAAATCGGCATTATGCCGGGTCACATTCACCAGCCGGGCAAAGTCGGTATCGTGTCTCGTTCAGGCACCCTGACCTACGAAGCCGTTAAGCAGACGACTGATCACGGTTTCGGTCAGTCTACCTGTGTGGGCATCGGCGGCGACCCGATTCCGGGTTCTAATTTCATCGACATCCTTGAGATGTTTGAGAAAGACCCGAAAACCGAAGCGATCGTGATGATTGGTGAGATCGGTGGTACCGCTGAAGAAGAAGCAGCTGCCTACATCAAAGCCAACGTTTCCAAGCCTGTGGTTTCCTACATTGCCGGTGTAACTGCACCTCCTGGCAAGCGTATGGGCCACGCGGGCGCGATCATCTCGGGCGGCAAAGGTACAGCCGACGAGAAGTTTGCTGCTCTTGAAGACGCTGGTGTTAAAACCGTGCGTTCTTTGGCACAAATCGGCGACGCGCTGAAAGAAGTGACTGGCTGGTAA
- a CDS encoding CopG family transcriptional regulator yields MSVHELRRKTGDASEKITINLGVVDLGQIDLLVQEGFYSNRTDLIRTAIRNQLATHAEVVKETVTRKAFVLGLENYSRSDLEALQSAGEKLQIQVLGMACIADDVTPELALATIESVVVLGALHASKAVKAALADRIH; encoded by the coding sequence ATGAGCGTTCATGAACTTCGCCGTAAGACCGGCGACGCCAGCGAGAAGATCACCATTAATTTGGGGGTCGTCGATTTAGGGCAAATCGATCTACTGGTTCAGGAGGGGTTTTACTCCAACCGTACCGATCTAATTCGCACGGCCATTCGTAATCAATTGGCGACTCATGCCGAGGTGGTGAAGGAAACCGTAACCCGCAAGGCGTTCGTATTGGGACTTGAAAACTACAGCCGCTCGGATCTTGAAGCGCTGCAGTCAGCAGGTGAGAAATTGCAGATTCAGGTTTTGGGTATGGCCTGCATTGCTGATGACGTAACGCCGGAGCTTGCTCTTGCTACTATTGAATCCGTGGTGGTACTAGGCGCCCTGCATGCCAGTAAAGCGGTGAAGGCCGCTTTGGCAGATCGAATCCACTGA
- a CDS encoding 2-oxoglutarate dehydrogenase E1 component, with protein sequence MQQGIMDLMWRSSHVSGGNVHYVEALYEQYLADPDSVPDEWRSYFDQLPRSEGSASHDVPLSPIRDQFYQLGRESRPGQVVATVDSGENKKQVKVLQLINAYRFRGHQKANIDPLGLRNPTPIPDLDLSFHQLSKADLDTEFQTGSFFLGIDKAPLRVIVDALEQTYCRSIGCEIMHIVDTEEKRWLQRRFESVRSAPKFSDDVRKHILERLTAAEGLENYLASKYPGTKRFGLEGGESFVPMMDELIQRAGGYGTKEVVIGMAHRGRLNLLVNILGKNPTDLIDEFDGKKVIERGSGDVKYHQGFSSNVMSPGGEVHLAMSFNPSHLEIVAPVVEGSVRARQDRRNDEEGSKVLPINVHGDAAFAGQGVVMETFQMSQTRAYKTGGTVHIVINNQVGFTTSNPLDSRSTEYCTDIAKMVQAPIFHVNGDDPDAVIHATQVALDYRQQFKKDVVIDLVCYRRRGHNEADEPSGTQPMMYAKIKDHASSRTLYAKRLVEQGVISEEDAKAMVETYRDDLVAGNHVANALVQEPNTTLFVDWAPYLGHEWSGDADTTFDMKRLQQLAAKMCEIPDGVDVQRQVAKIYEDRRKMQAGGMGLNWGFAETLAYATLLDQGHPIRITGQDVGRGTFSHRHAVVHNQKDGSTYVPLQNMADSQPRFTIHDSFLSEEAVLAFEYGYATTAPNHLVIWEAQFGDFFNGAQVVVDQFISSGETKWGRLCGLTMLLPHGYEGQGPEHSSARLERFLQLCAEHNMQVCVPTTPAQIYHLLRRQVIRPLRKPLIVMSPKSLLRHKDAVSSLEDLAHGKFNMVLPDQAELAAEQVTRVIMCAGKVYYDLANWRAENERNDTAIIRLEQLYPFPKEELLDVLQAYANVEDIVWCQEEPLNQGAWYSSQHHMRAVADILKDGFGRELKFAGRPASAAPAAGYMSVHTEQQRQLVEDAFNL encoded by the coding sequence ATGCAACAAGGCATAATGGATTTAATGTGGCGTTCTTCTCACGTTAGTGGCGGCAATGTCCACTACGTGGAAGCGCTTTATGAGCAGTACCTCGCCGATCCCGATTCTGTCCCTGACGAGTGGCGCAGCTATTTTGACCAGCTGCCGCGTTCTGAGGGCAGTGCCTCCCACGATGTTCCACTAAGTCCGATTCGTGATCAGTTCTACCAGCTAGGCCGGGAAAGCCGTCCTGGGCAGGTGGTCGCCACTGTTGATAGTGGTGAAAACAAAAAGCAGGTGAAAGTCCTGCAGCTGATTAACGCCTATCGCTTCCGTGGTCATCAGAAGGCTAATATCGACCCGCTAGGGCTGCGTAATCCCACCCCCATTCCCGACCTCGACTTGTCGTTCCATCAGCTCTCAAAAGCTGATCTAGACACCGAGTTCCAGACCGGTTCGTTTTTCTTAGGTATCGATAAAGCGCCGCTGCGTGTAATCGTCGATGCGCTGGAGCAGACGTATTGCCGCTCCATCGGCTGCGAGATCATGCACATCGTTGATACCGAAGAGAAACGCTGGCTGCAGCGGCGTTTTGAGTCGGTTCGCAGTGCCCCCAAATTTAGCGATGACGTGCGCAAGCATATACTTGAGCGCTTAACCGCTGCTGAAGGTTTGGAAAATTACCTGGCGTCTAAATACCCAGGCACCAAACGTTTTGGTTTGGAAGGCGGCGAATCATTTGTTCCGATGATGGACGAACTCATCCAGCGTGCCGGTGGTTATGGCACTAAAGAAGTCGTTATCGGTATGGCTCACCGCGGTCGCCTCAACCTGTTGGTCAATATTCTGGGTAAAAACCCAACTGACTTGATCGACGAGTTCGATGGCAAAAAAGTGATTGAGCGTGGTTCTGGCGACGTTAAATACCACCAGGGCTTTAGTTCTAACGTCATGTCCCCTGGTGGTGAAGTCCACTTGGCCATGTCTTTCAACCCGTCGCACCTGGAAATTGTGGCGCCGGTAGTTGAAGGCTCGGTGCGTGCACGTCAAGACCGCCGCAATGACGAAGAGGGCAGCAAAGTACTGCCAATCAACGTTCATGGTGATGCTGCCTTTGCTGGACAGGGCGTGGTTATGGAGACATTCCAGATGTCTCAAACCCGCGCTTACAAAACCGGCGGCACGGTTCATATCGTGATTAACAACCAGGTGGGTTTCACAACATCGAACCCGCTGGATTCACGTTCTACTGAATACTGTACCGATATCGCCAAAATGGTTCAGGCGCCGATTTTCCACGTTAACGGCGATGACCCCGATGCTGTCATTCACGCGACCCAAGTGGCGCTGGATTACCGCCAGCAGTTCAAGAAAGACGTGGTGATCGACCTGGTGTGCTATCGCCGTCGCGGCCATAATGAAGCCGACGAGCCGTCAGGCACCCAGCCGATGATGTACGCCAAAATCAAAGACCACGCCTCCTCGCGTACTTTGTATGCCAAGCGGTTGGTCGAGCAGGGCGTTATTTCTGAAGAAGACGCTAAAGCGATGGTCGAAACCTATCGCGATGACTTAGTGGCAGGTAATCACGTTGCCAATGCGCTGGTTCAAGAGCCTAACACCACGCTATTCGTGGATTGGGCACCGTACCTGGGGCATGAGTGGAGCGGCGACGCAGACACTACCTTTGATATGAAGCGTCTGCAGCAGCTCGCGGCAAAAATGTGCGAGATTCCTGACGGGGTCGATGTACAGCGCCAAGTGGCTAAGATTTACGAAGATCGCCGTAAGATGCAGGCGGGTGGCATGGGGCTTAACTGGGGCTTCGCTGAAACCCTTGCTTACGCCACGTTGCTTGATCAAGGCCACCCGATTCGTATCACGGGTCAGGACGTTGGTCGCGGTACCTTCTCGCATCGTCATGCGGTGGTACATAACCAGAAAGATGGTTCTACCTACGTACCGCTGCAAAACATGGCCGACAGTCAGCCGCGTTTTACTATCCACGACTCCTTCCTTTCCGAAGAAGCCGTGCTAGCGTTTGAATACGGTTACGCTACTACCGCACCGAATCATCTAGTCATTTGGGAAGCCCAGTTTGGTGACTTCTTCAACGGTGCCCAGGTAGTGGTCGACCAGTTCATCTCCTCGGGTGAAACCAAGTGGGGTCGCCTGTGTGGTTTAACCATGCTGCTGCCGCATGGCTACGAAGGCCAAGGGCCAGAGCACTCCTCTGCGCGTCTGGAGCGCTTCTTGCAACTGTGTGCTGAGCACAATATGCAGGTATGTGTGCCTACCACACCGGCGCAGATTTACCACCTGCTGCGTCGCCAGGTAATTCGCCCACTGCGTAAACCGCTGATCGTAATGTCGCCTAAGTCGCTCTTACGCCATAAAGACGCTGTGTCCAGCCTTGAAGACCTTGCCCATGGCAAGTTCAACATGGTATTGCCGGATCAGGCAGAGCTTGCGGCTGAGCAGGTCACTCGCGTGATCATGTGCGCCGGTAAGGTGTACTACGATTTAGCTAACTGGCGTGCTGAAAACGAGCGTAACGATACGGCGATTATTCGTCTTGAGCAGCTCTATCCCTTCCCGAAAGAAGAGCTTCTGGATGTGCTCCAGGCGTATGCCAATGTGGAAGACATTGTGTGGTGTCAGGAAGAGCCGTTGAACCAAGGCGCCTGGTACTCCAGTCAGCACCACATGCGTGCCGTAGCCGATATACTTAAAGATGGCTTTGGACGTGAGTTGAAATTTGCAGGACGTCCTGCCTCGGCTGCTCCGGCAGCAGGCTATATGTCCGTCCACACTGAACAGCAGCGCCAGCTGGTGGAAGACGCTTTTAACCTATAA
- a CDS encoding succinate dehydrogenase iron-sulfur subunit has protein sequence MSNLQVSVYRYNPETDSAPYMQEFQVDTKGRDLMVLDVLHLMKEQDSGLAFRRSCREGVCGSDGMNMNGKNGLACITPLSDVVKNNKLTLRPLPGLPVIRDMVVDMGLFYKQYERIQPYLQNDTPAPAIERLQSPEERDKLDGLYECILCACCSTSCPSFWWNPERFVGPAGLLQSYRFLADTRDTATRERLTSLEDPFSVFRCRGIMNCVAVCPKGLNPTRAIGKIREMLLADAT, from the coding sequence ATGTCCAATCTTCAGGTATCCGTATACCGTTACAATCCGGAAACCGACTCCGCGCCTTACATGCAGGAGTTTCAGGTTGATACTAAGGGCCGCGATCTGATGGTGCTAGATGTTCTGCACCTGATGAAAGAGCAGGATAGCGGACTGGCGTTTCGTCGCAGCTGCCGTGAAGGCGTATGTGGTTCCGATGGCATGAATATGAACGGCAAAAACGGCTTGGCATGTATCACGCCGCTGTCAGACGTTGTGAAAAACAACAAGCTGACCCTGCGTCCGCTGCCTGGCCTGCCGGTTATTCGCGATATGGTTGTCGATATGGGGCTGTTCTATAAGCAGTACGAGCGCATTCAGCCGTACCTGCAGAACGATACCCCGGCACCGGCCATTGAGCGTCTGCAATCACCGGAAGAGCGCGATAAGCTAGACGGTCTGTACGAGTGTATTCTGTGTGCTTGCTGTTCGACGTCTTGCCCATCATTCTGGTGGAACCCGGAACGCTTTGTCGGCCCGGCGGGTTTGTTGCAGTCTTACCGCTTCCTGGCCGATACACGGGATACGGCAACACGCGAGCGCTTGACCAGTCTGGAAGACCCGTTCTCCGTTTTCCGCTGCCGCGGTATCATGAATTGCGTTGCGGTTTGTCCAAAAGGGCTGAATCCGACCCGCGCAATTGGTAAGATTCGCGAAATGTTGCTGGCAGACGCTACGTAA
- a CDS encoding plasmid partitioning protein, which produces MISATMTKRMEEATRLTRAGKLNEAMTLLQGAMPEMKGEETPDSPYQGGSIFDGTCQVIDEDVTISKPGPEPESAEPIAGVFSASDIKMPAEWREKWMTFRGNLAQPEHATEEPKPGAFTAGRFSNPVGTRDYKLYIPSGYHGQALPLVVMLHGCTQNPDDFASGTDMNRLAEEQLCCVLYPAQPMSANSSKCWNWFKAEDQQREGGEPAILAGMTRQIIDTHGLDESRVYVAGLSAGAAMATTLAMTYPDLFAAVGVHSGLPHGAAQSLPDALGAMQGGTGPLGGGNKAKGARWLSDVPAIIFHGDRDTTVHPSNADRIAAQFSVSRQTGATVEQGQEAKGHAYTRTTYHDAAGKPRLEQWRIKGAGHAWAGGSAQGSYTDPKGPDATKEMLRFFFQH; this is translated from the coding sequence ATGATTAGCGCCACCATGACGAAGCGAATGGAAGAAGCAACACGACTCACCCGCGCGGGTAAGTTGAACGAAGCCATGACTCTCCTTCAGGGCGCAATGCCTGAAATGAAAGGTGAAGAAACGCCGGATAGCCCTTACCAGGGCGGGAGTATTTTTGACGGAACCTGCCAGGTCATCGACGAAGACGTGACGATATCGAAGCCAGGGCCAGAGCCAGAGTCTGCTGAGCCGATAGCTGGAGTCTTCTCGGCAAGCGATATTAAGATGCCAGCTGAATGGCGGGAAAAGTGGATGACGTTTCGAGGGAACTTAGCACAGCCCGAGCACGCCACCGAGGAGCCAAAGCCGGGCGCGTTCACTGCCGGGCGTTTTTCTAACCCTGTGGGTACGCGTGATTACAAACTGTATATACCCAGTGGCTACCATGGCCAAGCGTTGCCGCTGGTGGTCATGCTTCATGGCTGTACGCAGAACCCTGATGACTTTGCTTCAGGCACCGATATGAACCGGCTGGCTGAAGAGCAGCTGTGTTGCGTGCTCTATCCGGCTCAGCCGATGAGTGCCAATAGCTCTAAATGCTGGAACTGGTTCAAAGCTGAAGATCAGCAGCGCGAAGGCGGTGAGCCAGCGATTCTGGCGGGCATGACGCGGCAAATCATCGATACTCATGGGCTCGATGAAAGCCGCGTGTATGTGGCAGGGCTCTCGGCAGGCGCAGCCATGGCGACAACGTTGGCTATGACGTATCCGGATCTGTTTGCAGCGGTGGGCGTACACTCTGGGCTTCCTCACGGCGCTGCTCAAAGCCTTCCTGATGCTCTTGGCGCTATGCAAGGTGGCACTGGGCCACTTGGTGGCGGTAATAAAGCCAAAGGAGCCCGTTGGTTATCTGACGTACCTGCGATTATTTTTCATGGTGATCGGGATACAACCGTACACCCCAGTAACGCCGACCGTATTGCTGCTCAGTTCAGCGTATCGCGTCAAACAGGGGCGACGGTGGAGCAAGGACAGGAGGCCAAAGGTCATGCCTACACGCGTACTACGTACCACGATGCGGCAGGCAAACCCCGCTTGGAGCAGTGGCGGATAAAAGGGGCGGGACACGCTTGGGCGGGAGGCAGTGCCCAGGGGAGCTATACCGATCCAAAGGGGCCAGATGCCACCAAAGAAATGCTGAGATTCTTCTTTCAACACTAG
- a CDS encoding dihydrolipoamide succinyltransferase gives MAIDIKAPTFPESVAEGTVAAWHKKPGDSVERDELIVEIETDKVVLEVVAPEAGTLTDVMAEEGETVESEQVLGKIGEASASSSKEDKSSGDSAKTSEEKSEEKTAEKKANGGNGGGKKHDVKAPSFPESIQEGTVATWHKKVGEAVKRDEVLADIETDKVVLEVVAPADGALAEIKAEEGSQVESEAVLAIFAEGAGGEASTAADKTPEASADDGAGDEKVGDKILAPAARKMVAEHDLDVAKIEGTGKGGRILKEDVQKAVNDGTAKKAAKSAAPAKAATATASVTEGERVEKRVPMSRLRQTIAKRLVQAQQTAAMLTTYNEVDMTEIMALRAQYKDTFLKAHDIKLGFMGFFVKAASEALKRFPDVNASIDGTDIVYHGYQDIGVAVSTDRGLVVPVLRDTDSMKIADVERTIMDFGKRGRDGKLGMDDMIGGTFTITNGGTFGSLMSTPIINPPQTAILGMHKIQDRPMAVNGKVEIRPMMYLALSYDHRMIDGKDAVRFLVTIKELLEDPARLLLDV, from the coding sequence ATGGCTATTGATATCAAAGCGCCAACCTTTCCGGAATCCGTTGCCGAGGGCACTGTTGCTGCGTGGCATAAAAAGCCGGGTGACAGCGTCGAACGTGACGAACTGATTGTTGAAATCGAAACCGATAAAGTGGTGCTCGAAGTCGTCGCACCGGAAGCGGGTACCTTGACCGACGTAATGGCTGAAGAGGGCGAAACCGTCGAGTCTGAGCAGGTATTGGGCAAAATTGGCGAAGCCAGTGCATCAAGCAGCAAAGAAGACAAATCTTCTGGCGACAGTGCGAAAACGTCAGAAGAGAAGTCCGAAGAAAAAACCGCTGAAAAGAAAGCCAACGGTGGCAACGGCGGTGGTAAAAAGCATGATGTAAAAGCACCGAGCTTCCCTGAATCTATTCAGGAAGGCACCGTGGCGACTTGGCACAAGAAGGTAGGCGAAGCGGTTAAGCGCGATGAAGTGCTAGCCGATATCGAAACCGATAAAGTTGTGCTTGAAGTGGTTGCCCCCGCTGATGGCGCCTTGGCTGAAATTAAAGCCGAAGAGGGCAGCCAAGTTGAATCTGAAGCGGTTCTGGCTATCTTTGCTGAAGGCGCAGGAGGAGAGGCAAGCACTGCTGCCGATAAGACTCCTGAGGCATCAGCGGATGATGGTGCGGGTGATGAGAAAGTGGGTGATAAAATTCTCGCCCCGGCGGCACGTAAAATGGTTGCCGAGCATGATTTAGACGTTGCCAAGATCGAAGGTACCGGCAAAGGTGGCCGTATCTTGAAAGAAGACGTGCAAAAAGCAGTTAACGATGGCACTGCTAAGAAGGCGGCGAAGTCTGCTGCGCCGGCAAAAGCCGCTACGGCCACAGCCTCGGTAACGGAAGGCGAGCGTGTCGAAAAACGCGTGCCCATGAGCCGTTTGCGTCAAACCATTGCCAAGCGCTTGGTTCAGGCCCAGCAAACCGCTGCCATGCTGACCACGTATAATGAAGTGGACATGACCGAAATCATGGCCTTGCGTGCTCAGTACAAAGATACGTTCTTAAAAGCTCACGATATTAAGCTGGGCTTCATGGGCTTCTTTGTTAAAGCCGCTTCTGAAGCGCTCAAGCGCTTCCCGGATGTCAACGCCTCTATCGACGGTACCGACATTGTATACCACGGCTATCAAGATATCGGCGTTGCTGTATCTACTGATCGCGGTTTGGTGGTTCCGGTACTACGTGATACTGACAGCATGAAAATTGCCGATGTCGAGCGGACCATCATGGACTTCGGTAAGCGTGGTCGTGACGGCAAGCTGGGCATGGACGACATGATCGGCGGCACCTTTACTATCACTAACGGTGGTACCTTCGGCTCGCTGATGTCGACGCCGATCATCAACCCGCCACAAACCGCAATTCTGGGCATGCATAAGATTCAGGATCGCCCGATGGCGGTAAACGGTAAGGTCGAGATTCGCCCAATGATGTACCTGGCGCTCTCGTACGACCACCGTATGATTGATGGTAAAGACGCAGTGCGTTTCCTGGTAACTATCAAAGAGTTACTTGAAGATCCTGCACGCCTGTTGCTGGACGTTTAA
- a CDS encoding dihydrolipoyl dehydrogenase has protein sequence MADKFDVIVIGAGPGGYVAAIRAAQLGLKTACVEKWIGKEGNVVHGGTCLNVGCIPSKALLEASHKFVEAKHDFDDMGIQAGDVTMDVEKMMARKDKIVKNLTGGISGLFKANGVTAIEGTGKVVSGKQVEVTGLDGNATTYDADNIVIAAGSVPVEIPPTPLTEGLIVDSTGALEFQETPKRLGVIGAGVIGLELGSVWNRLGSEVTVLEAMDAFLPMVDTAIAKETQKLLKKQGMDIKLGARVTGSEVNGEEVIVKYTDGNGEQEMTFDKLIVCVGRRPYTKGVIADGVSVELDERGFIFVDDQCRTNVPGVYAIGDCVRGPMLAHKASEEGIMVADIIAGHKAEMNYDTIPNVIYTFPEVAWVGMTEQDAKAKGIEVKTGSFPFAASGRAMANNATEGSAKIIADAETDRILGMHIVGQHAGEMIAQGVIAMEFGSSAEDLALTCYAHPTMSEAVHEAALAVEGHAIHMANRKKRK, from the coding sequence ATGGCTGACAAGTTTGACGTGATCGTTATTGGTGCAGGCCCTGGTGGTTATGTTGCCGCTATTCGCGCTGCGCAACTGGGCCTCAAAACCGCCTGCGTTGAGAAATGGATCGGTAAAGAAGGCAATGTCGTCCACGGCGGTACTTGCTTGAATGTAGGCTGTATCCCGTCTAAAGCATTGCTTGAAGCCTCACACAAGTTCGTCGAAGCCAAGCACGACTTCGACGATATGGGTATCCAGGCAGGCGACGTCACCATGGACGTCGAAAAGATGATGGCTCGCAAGGACAAGATCGTTAAGAACTTGACCGGCGGCATCTCTGGTTTGTTTAAGGCTAACGGCGTTACCGCTATTGAAGGTACCGGTAAAGTGGTTTCCGGTAAGCAAGTCGAAGTAACAGGCTTAGATGGCAACGCTACTACCTATGACGCCGATAATATCGTCATTGCAGCAGGCTCTGTGCCGGTTGAAATTCCGCCGACGCCGCTAACCGAAGGCCTAATTGTTGACTCCACCGGCGCGCTGGAATTCCAAGAAACGCCGAAGCGTCTTGGCGTTATCGGCGCTGGCGTTATTGGCCTGGAGCTTGGCAGCGTTTGGAACCGTTTAGGTTCTGAAGTGACCGTTCTGGAAGCGATGGACGCCTTCCTGCCGATGGTTGATACGGCGATCGCCAAAGAGACCCAAAAACTGCTTAAAAAGCAGGGCATGGACATTAAACTGGGCGCCCGTGTGACCGGTTCGGAAGTTAATGGTGAAGAAGTTATCGTCAAATACACCGACGGCAACGGCGAACAGGAAATGACGTTCGACAAGCTGATCGTTTGCGTTGGCCGCCGCCCATACACCAAAGGCGTGATTGCTGACGGTGTTAGCGTCGAGCTTGACGAGCGCGGCTTCATCTTCGTTGACGACCAGTGCCGCACGAATGTGCCCGGCGTTTACGCCATTGGTGACTGTGTGCGTGGTCCCATGCTGGCACACAAGGCATCTGAAGAAGGCATTATGGTCGCCGACATCATCGCAGGCCACAAAGCCGAGATGAACTACGACACGATCCCGAATGTGATTTACACCTTCCCGGAAGTGGCGTGGGTGGGTATGACTGAGCAAGATGCCAAAGCCAAAGGCATCGAAGTAAAAACGGGCAGCTTCCCCTTTGCGGCAAGCGGTCGTGCAATGGCTAACAATGCCACCGAAGGCAGCGCCAAGATCATCGCTGATGCGGAAACTGACCGTATCCTTGGCATGCACATCGTTGGCCAGCACGCGGGTGAAATGATTGCCCAAGGCGTGATTGCCATGGAATTTGGCTCTAGTGCTGAAGACCTGGCCTTAACCTGCTATGCGCACCCGACTATGTCGGAAGCGGTGCACGAAGCAGCGCTTGCGGTAGAAGGCCATGCGATTCATATGGCTAACCGCAAGAAGCGTAAATAA